A genome region from Candidatus Micrarchaeia archaeon includes the following:
- a CDS encoding aconitase X catalytic domain-containing protein: MLLSKQEQMTYEGETGEAARQSMEILVALGKIYGAEKMISVSSAQIAGVSYKTIGDAGLEYLQEMARNGAKVRIPSLLNPAGMDRTQWKKMKVPEDFAKKQIEVLNAYSAMGITMSCTCTPYLIGLRPKKGEHIAWSESSAVAFSNSVLGARTNREGGPSALAAAICGVTPEYGYHLDQNRVSDFAVDVRVELKTNADFGAMGYYVGEIVKNRNPSFTGMRNPGEDRLKALGAAMAASGSVALFYAKGATPEFVVSEKPEKLEFTEKELKETKEKLNSNEKPDLITIGCPHASINEIKEVAGLVKGKKLGCDLWVCTAGQTKALADKSGYTKTIEEAGGTVVADTCMVVCPLEQMGYKVTGCNSGKAAKYLSSLCKQKVVFGDVGDIICR, from the coding sequence ATGCTTCTTTCAAAGCAGGAACAGATGACATATGAAGGGGAAACGGGCGAGGCGGCGCGCCAGTCCATGGAAATACTGGTCGCGCTCGGAAAAATCTACGGCGCGGAAAAGATGATTTCCGTGAGTTCGGCTCAGATTGCAGGAGTTTCCTACAAAACCATTGGCGATGCCGGCCTTGAATATCTGCAGGAAATGGCCCGCAACGGCGCGAAGGTACGAATCCCGTCGCTGCTGAATCCGGCCGGGATGGACAGGACCCAGTGGAAGAAGATGAAAGTCCCGGAGGATTTCGCTAAAAAGCAGATTGAGGTGCTCAACGCCTACTCGGCGATGGGGATAACCATGAGCTGCACCTGCACCCCTTACCTCATCGGCCTGAGGCCGAAGAAAGGCGAACACATCGCATGGTCCGAAAGCTCGGCAGTCGCATTTTCAAACTCTGTGCTCGGCGCGCGCACGAACAGGGAAGGGGGCCCAAGCGCCCTTGCAGCTGCTATATGCGGCGTAACCCCTGAATACGGCTATCACCTGGACCAGAACCGGGTTTCTGATTTTGCCGTTGATGTCCGAGTGGAGCTGAAAACCAATGCCGATTTCGGCGCGATGGGCTATTATGTTGGCGAAATAGTGAAGAATCGCAATCCTTCCTTCACCGGGATGAGAAACCCGGGGGAAGACAGGCTCAAGGCACTGGGCGCGGCAATGGCTGCTTCGGGCTCTGTCGCCCTTTTTTACGCGAAGGGTGCGACGCCGGAGTTCGTGGTCTCGGAAAAGCCGGAAAAGCTGGAATTCACGGAAAAAGAGCTTAAAGAAACTAAGGAAAAGCTCAATTCAAACGAAAAACCAGACCTGATTACGATAGGCTGCCCGCACGCTTCGATAAACGAGATAAAAGAGGTTGCGGGGCTTGTGAAGGGGAAAAAGCTGGGCTGCGACTTGTGGGTGTGCACAGCAGGGCAGACAAAGGCGCTTGCCGACAAATCAGGATACACCAAAACAATCGAGGAAGCAGGCGGAACCGTGGTTGCGGACACGTGCATGGTCGTATGTCCGTTGGAGCAGATGGGTTACAAAGTTACCGGATGCAATTCAGGGAAGGCCGCGAAATACCTCTCGAGCCTGTGCAAGCAGAAAGTGGTTTTCGGCGACGTGGGTGACATCATATGCAGGTGA
- a CDS encoding UbiD family decarboxylase codes for MTSFRDFVEHLRAQGKLVELTQPVSKHLELAGVLKALDGKPVYTDSVKENPDARVVGNIFSTRELIGEYLEIGNEEITHKLSWAINNPSKPELAQSGPVLEITEKEVDLSKFPIPFHAEKDGGPYFASAVVIAQNKELGRNCSFHRMMVIGKDKVVVRILPRHLDEFIKRAGGELDVAFVVGAPINVLLAGATSIELGKDELEIANSLMPLKTVKLGNGIEVPADAEFAFEGKITSEMVDEGPFIDLTETYDIVRKQRVMKITKVHHRKHPIFHALLPGALEHKILMGMPREPTIFNEVNKVCECKGVNITPGGCSWLHAVVAIRKMNEDDGKKALEAAFRGHKSLKHVVVVDDDIDIYSPDSVEWAIATRMQANKSLVIKQNEKGSSLDPSADPHTYATTKMGIDATKPLFVHGKNFDKAKWMEVDVKKYL; via the coding sequence ATGACTTCTTTCAGGGATTTCGTGGAGCATTTGCGGGCACAGGGCAAGCTTGTAGAACTGACCCAGCCGGTTTCAAAGCATCTGGAGCTTGCAGGCGTGCTCAAGGCCCTGGACGGGAAACCTGTATATACCGATTCAGTGAAGGAAAACCCGGATGCAAGGGTGGTTGGAAACATTTTCTCGACTAGGGAATTGATTGGCGAATACCTGGAAATTGGAAACGAGGAAATAACCCATAAACTCAGCTGGGCGATAAACAACCCGAGCAAGCCCGAACTCGCGCAGAGCGGCCCGGTCCTTGAAATCACAGAAAAGGAGGTTGATTTGTCCAAATTCCCAATCCCTTTCCACGCGGAAAAGGACGGGGGCCCGTATTTCGCTTCTGCGGTCGTCATTGCACAGAATAAGGAGCTCGGAAGGAACTGCTCATTCCACAGGATGATGGTAATTGGAAAGGATAAAGTGGTGGTGCGTATTCTTCCCAGGCACCTGGACGAATTCATAAAAAGGGCTGGAGGCGAGCTGGATGTTGCCTTCGTTGTGGGCGCGCCCATAAACGTTCTCCTTGCAGGCGCAACCTCTATCGAATTGGGGAAAGACGAGCTTGAGATTGCGAATTCCCTTATGCCCTTGAAAACAGTGAAATTAGGGAATGGGATAGAAGTTCCTGCGGATGCGGAATTCGCATTCGAAGGCAAAATCACTTCTGAAATGGTGGATGAAGGGCCGTTCATAGACCTTACCGAAACCTACGACATAGTGAGGAAGCAGAGAGTGATGAAGATTACAAAAGTGCACCACAGGAAGCACCCCATATTTCACGCATTGCTTCCAGGGGCGCTCGAGCACAAGATACTCATGGGCATGCCCAGGGAGCCCACGATATTCAACGAGGTGAATAAAGTGTGCGAGTGCAAAGGGGTGAACATAACTCCCGGAGGATGCTCTTGGCTCCACGCGGTCGTTGCGATAAGGAAAATGAACGAGGATGACGGGAAAAAGGCGCTCGAAGCCGCGTTCAGGGGCCACAAATCGCTCAAGCACGTGGTAGTGGTTGATGATGATATAGACATTTACAGCCCGGATTCCGTGGAATGGGCGATAGCGACAAGGATGCAGGCTAACAAGAGCCTTGTGATAAAGCAGAACGAGAAAGGCTCTTCTCTGGACCCTTCAGCAGACCCGCACACCTACGCAACAACCAAAATGGGAATTGACGCGACGAAACCATTGTTTGTCCACGGGAAGAATTTCGACAAAGCGAAATGGATGGAAGTGGACGTGAAGAAATACCTTTAG
- a CDS encoding UbiX family flavin prenyltransferase → MRILVAITGASGLQYGSRLVSVLRSMEADCKAVISSGAKKVAEAEGIELPKADYGEFDFSSPYASGSNPPDALVVVPCSLKTLGEIANGVGNSLTTRAAEVALKERKKLILVVRETPYSLITIKNMETVTLAGGIVLPASPGFYGKPKTIEDMVDFIVARVLDQLGLKHKIGKRWKQ, encoded by the coding sequence ATGCGAATTCTCGTTGCCATAACCGGAGCTTCAGGGCTTCAGTACGGCTCACGCCTAGTCTCTGTGCTTAGGAGCATGGAGGCGGATTGCAAGGCCGTAATCAGCTCGGGCGCCAAAAAAGTGGCTGAAGCAGAAGGAATTGAACTCCCTAAAGCGGATTACGGGGAATTTGATTTCTCGTCCCCTTATGCATCAGGCTCCAATCCCCCGGATGCGCTCGTGGTAGTCCCGTGCTCATTGAAAACTTTGGGGGAGATTGCGAACGGGGTGGGAAATTCGCTCACAACAAGGGCGGCTGAAGTGGCCCTGAAGGAAAGGAAAAAGCTCATTTTGGTAGTAAGGGAAACTCCCTATTCACTAATCACGATAAAGAATATGGAAACCGTAACTCTTGCAGGCGGAATTGTGCTTCCAGCATCCCCTGGCTTCTACGGGAAGCCGAAAACAATAGAGGATATGGTGGATTTCATAGTTGCAAGGGTGCTTGACCAATTGGGATTGAAGCACAAGATAGGAAAAAGGTGGAAACAATGA
- a CDS encoding isopentenyl phosphate kinase produces the protein MKILKIGGSFITRKSGYKEADIENLQKTAKAIASMWKRGVRDFVLVHGAGSYGHALVLKYGIDNEVRTEEQKRGYADTHAACNELSMLVVQALINEGIPAVSISPATIVEQNNKRISKFNEAIVHEYLKNGFLPVLYGDMVPDSVLGGSVCSGDQVVAYLAKEAELVVLATNVDGVLDDSGRLIEKITSSNFSEVAKHLKKTENDVTGGMEGKLRELLSLRAPSYIVNAAYPERVEALMLGKKAVCTEVRKN, from the coding sequence ATGAAGATACTCAAAATAGGCGGGAGCTTCATAACCAGGAAATCCGGATATAAGGAAGCCGACATTGAGAACCTGCAGAAAACGGCAAAGGCAATTGCATCCATGTGGAAAAGAGGGGTGCGGGATTTCGTGCTCGTGCATGGCGCAGGCTCCTACGGGCACGCGCTCGTGCTCAAATACGGAATAGACAACGAGGTCAGGACAGAGGAGCAGAAGCGCGGCTACGCGGACACGCATGCGGCCTGCAACGAACTTTCCATGCTGGTTGTGCAGGCGCTTATAAACGAAGGGATTCCTGCAGTATCCATTTCTCCAGCTACCATAGTGGAGCAGAATAACAAGCGCATTTCAAAATTCAACGAAGCTATTGTGCATGAATATTTGAAAAACGGCTTTTTGCCCGTGCTGTACGGGGATATGGTGCCGGATAGCGTCCTCGGGGGCTCGGTATGCTCTGGCGACCAGGTTGTGGCTTATTTGGCGAAGGAAGCTGAACTCGTGGTGCTCGCAACGAACGTGGACGGGGTTCTTGACGATTCAGGAAGGCTGATTGAGAAGATAACCTCCTCCAATTTCAGCGAGGTAGCGAAACACCTGAAAAAAACCGAAAACGATGTCACCGGCGGGATGGAGGGAAAATTAAGGGAATTGCTCTCGCTCCGGGCGCCTTCCTACATAGTGAACGCCGCCTACCCGGAGAGGGTGGAGGCGCTCATGCTCGGAAAGAAAGCGGTTTGCACCGAAGTGAGGAAAAATTAG
- the mvaD gene encoding diphosphomevalonate decarboxylase codes for MKVTALANSNIALIKYWGRRDDQLVLPANSSISFTMDEQLSTKTTVEFANGLVSDDVCLDGRKATEKEYSRVVSFLGLVRAKTGIKTKAKVVSQNTFPKSAGLASSASGFAALAAASSKAAGLNLNEKELSMLARLGSGSASRSVFGGCVEWHAGKKKDGSDCYAEQISPPGKWRDLRNIIAISSMEEKHIGSSAAMAVTSKTSSFYSARLKSVGKRLAEMRNAVRKRDFETMVPIIMRESDSMHAAMLDSWPPVVYLNETSFRIMREVLAFNQSQGKYAAAYTFDAGPNAHVYTTAKYAEGIKRMLSELPGVMKIMECKIGEGIKFSEEHLF; via the coding sequence ATGAAAGTTACTGCATTGGCTAATTCCAACATAGCGCTCATAAAATACTGGGGCAGGAGAGATGACCAGCTCGTGCTCCCGGCCAACAGCTCAATTTCCTTCACCATGGACGAACAGCTGAGCACAAAAACTACGGTTGAATTCGCGAACGGGCTCGTTTCAGATGATGTTTGCCTTGACGGGAGGAAGGCAACGGAAAAAGAATACTCCCGCGTGGTATCTTTCCTGGGTTTGGTGCGGGCAAAAACCGGAATAAAGACCAAAGCGAAGGTGGTTTCCCAGAACACGTTCCCCAAATCAGCAGGCCTCGCGTCCTCTGCATCGGGGTTCGCGGCCCTTGCAGCCGCATCGTCCAAGGCCGCAGGCCTTAACCTAAATGAAAAAGAGCTTTCAATGCTCGCAAGGCTGGGCTCAGGCTCTGCTTCCCGCTCGGTCTTCGGCGGATGCGTGGAATGGCATGCAGGGAAAAAGAAGGACGGAAGCGACTGCTATGCAGAGCAGATTTCACCTCCTGGGAAATGGAGGGATTTGCGCAACATAATAGCAATATCCAGCATGGAGGAAAAGCACATCGGCTCTTCTGCCGCGATGGCGGTAACGAGCAAAACATCCTCCTTCTACTCCGCACGTTTGAAATCCGTTGGAAAAAGGCTCGCGGAAATGCGGAATGCAGTAAGGAAAAGGGATTTTGAAACGATGGTCCCGATAATAATGCGGGAGAGCGACAGCATGCACGCAGCCATGCTGGACAGCTGGCCTCCGGTAGTGTATTTGAACGAAACGTCCTTCAGAATCATGCGCGAAGTGCTCGCGTTCAACCAATCCCAGGGAAAATACGCTGCTGCGTACACATTTGACGCAGGCCCGAACGCGCACGTTTACACGACCGCCAAATACGCTGAAGGGATTAAGCGCATGCTCTCGGAGCTTCCCGGAGTGATGAAAATAATGGAATGCAAAATCGGGGAAGGCATTAAATTTTCGGAAGAGCACTTGTTCTAA
- the nth gene encoding endonuclease III — protein MIVREAKRNGAPVLKIGDFTKGDKFKSLVFTILSARTKDETTLKACEKLFSRVRGPWELAGMKRGNVAKLIYGVGFYRQKAGYLIEMANQLVYDFDAKVPSDFEKLMKLPGVGRKTANVVLAHAFGKDAIGVDVHVHRISNRLGIVKTKKPEKTEEKLKLVVPKRLWKHLNIVLVAHGQTTCLPKVPLCSRCVIRRYCKQVGVKKSA, from the coding sequence ATGATTGTGCGCGAAGCGAAAAGGAATGGCGCGCCAGTTCTCAAAATAGGCGATTTCACCAAAGGGGACAAATTCAAATCGCTGGTTTTCACCATTCTTTCCGCCCGCACCAAGGATGAAACCACGCTCAAGGCGTGCGAAAAGCTGTTCTCAAGGGTAAGGGGCCCGTGGGAGCTAGCAGGAATGAAGAGGGGGAACGTCGCTAAACTTATTTACGGAGTCGGATTTTACAGGCAGAAAGCAGGCTATCTTATAGAGATGGCGAACCAGCTTGTGTATGATTTTGACGCCAAAGTGCCATCTGATTTTGAGAAACTGATGAAGCTCCCGGGAGTAGGGAGGAAGACCGCGAATGTGGTGCTTGCGCACGCGTTCGGGAAGGACGCGATAGGGGTGGACGTGCATGTGCACAGGATTTCAAACAGGCTTGGGATCGTGAAGACAAAAAAGCCTGAAAAAACCGAGGAAAAGCTCAAACTAGTTGTTCCGAAAAGGCTCTGGAAGCACCTGAATATCGTGCTTGTGGCGCATGGCCAGACCACTTGCCTGCCGAAAGTGCCGCTCTGCAGCAGGTGCGTAATAAGGAGATATTGCAAACAGGTGGGAGTGAAAAAATCCGCCTAA
- a CDS encoding Lrp/AsnC family transcriptional regulator, producing the protein MRKSSLDSTDKRILRELRMNCRRSARELASELKLSPSSLIERMKRMEQAGIIRGYSADLDFLRIGYEFQALVQISISQGKLLEVQEKVSRIPGVYAVYDVTGSQDSIAFLMCRNRMELSSLIKKILSIPHVEKTNTSIILNVLKDQNEFVDV; encoded by the coding sequence ATGAGGAAAAGTTCTTTGGATTCCACGGACAAGAGGATACTGCGCGAACTAAGGATGAACTGCAGGCGCTCTGCGCGCGAGCTCGCATCCGAACTCAAGCTCAGCCCTTCTTCCCTGATAGAAAGGATGAAAAGGATGGAGCAAGCCGGGATAATACGGGGGTATTCGGCGGATCTGGATTTCCTCAGGATAGGCTACGAATTCCAGGCTTTGGTGCAGATAAGCATCTCCCAGGGAAAACTCCTGGAGGTGCAGGAGAAGGTGAGCAGGATTCCTGGCGTGTATGCGGTTTACGACGTTACCGGAAGCCAGGACTCCATCGCGTTCCTGATGTGCAGGAACCGCATGGAGCTTTCATCGCTCATAAAGAAAATACTCTCGATTCCGCACGTGGAGAAGACAAACACGAGCATAATCCTAAACGTTTTGAAGGATCAGAACGAATTCGTGGACGTTTAG
- the mvk gene encoding mevalonate kinase, translating into MGRGAGCAKSILFGEHFVVYGLPAIGVGLSKKIEVEITKAPHTRLESSHVDANLLAGLDAIRNAMGIKDNFIIKVKSEIPVASGLGSSAAVSVAFVRALSDEYKLDLSEDKVCAYAFEAEKVFHGNPSGMDNNLAICGGAIIFQKKPEGVSITSLRIGKPMHLVIGVTGKKKKTTAQLISEVKSKKERYPELFHFIFEAEKKLIELAIKAIEQGKLEEVGELMNLNQGFLSAMGVSSRENKDIIYAARELGALGAKITGAGYGGSCVILAKSEKNAEEIAGEIRRLGYVAITSVAQ; encoded by the coding sequence ATGGGAAGGGGAGCGGGCTGCGCAAAATCAATACTCTTCGGAGAGCATTTCGTGGTTTACGGCCTGCCTGCGATAGGGGTCGGGCTGTCCAAAAAAATCGAAGTGGAGATAACCAAGGCGCCCCACACGAGGCTGGAATCCAGCCACGTGGACGCGAACCTGCTCGCCGGCCTGGACGCGATAAGGAACGCGATGGGGATAAAGGACAATTTCATAATAAAAGTGAAAAGCGAGATTCCTGTCGCGAGCGGGCTCGGCTCCAGCGCCGCTGTTTCGGTTGCGTTCGTGCGCGCCCTTTCCGACGAGTACAAGCTTGACCTTTCCGAGGATAAGGTATGCGCCTACGCGTTCGAGGCCGAGAAGGTGTTCCACGGCAACCCATCGGGGATGGACAACAACCTGGCCATATGCGGGGGCGCGATAATATTCCAGAAAAAGCCCGAGGGGGTGAGCATAACCTCGCTTAGGATAGGGAAGCCAATGCACCTCGTAATCGGCGTAACCGGGAAAAAGAAGAAAACCACCGCCCAGCTCATTTCCGAAGTGAAATCCAAGAAAGAGAGGTATCCGGAACTGTTCCATTTCATATTCGAGGCCGAGAAAAAGCTCATCGAGCTTGCGATAAAGGCCATTGAGCAGGGAAAGCTCGAGGAGGTCGGGGAGCTGATGAACCTCAACCAGGGCTTCCTGTCCGCAATGGGCGTTTCGAGCAGGGAAAACAAGGACATAATATACGCGGCCAGGGAGCTCGGGGCACTGGGCGCGAAGATAACCGGCGCAGGATACGGAGGAAGCTGCGTGATACTTGCGAAAAGCGAGAAGAATGCGGAAGAAATAGCCGGAGAGATACGACGCCTGGGCTACGTTGCCATAACCTCGGTGGCGCAATAG
- a CDS encoding MgtC/SapB family protein, with product MDPLLSLTISFFLAFWVGFERQISKKPAGFAPYVFVTVMSTALTLAAVGYFSSNASPVLNGIIAGIGFLGAGALIKYHEKVFGFTTAAAIWAMAALGIVIGLSDNLFLIVLAYVMVWVTLAVDKIIEKKGLGRHLKNVIVQIESLAEGAQTKKFRETIRKYKDEKEESMEVNFEKGYMEYKFYVPENTDVHEMLRELSEFKHIRRIRVE from the coding sequence ATGGACCCGCTGCTCTCCCTCACGATTTCGTTCTTCCTGGCCTTCTGGGTCGGGTTCGAGAGGCAGATAAGCAAGAAGCCCGCGGGCTTCGCGCCTTACGTTTTCGTGACCGTGATGTCCACCGCGCTCACCCTGGCCGCAGTGGGCTATTTCTCTTCCAACGCATCGCCCGTGCTGAACGGCATAATAGCAGGAATAGGCTTCCTGGGCGCAGGCGCGCTCATAAAGTACCATGAGAAAGTGTTCGGGTTCACCACCGCAGCCGCGATATGGGCTATGGCCGCGCTCGGGATAGTGATAGGCCTGTCCGATAACCTGTTCCTCATCGTTCTCGCCTATGTGATGGTGTGGGTCACCCTGGCAGTGGACAAGATAATAGAGAAAAAGGGCCTCGGGAGGCACCTCAAGAACGTCATAGTGCAGATAGAATCCCTTGCCGAAGGGGCGCAGACGAAAAAATTCAGGGAAACGATAAGGAAGTACAAGGACGAGAAGGAGGAAAGCATGGAAGTGAACTTCGAAAAAGGGTATATGGAATACAAGTTCTACGTTCCTGAAAACACCGACGTGCACGAGATGCTCAGGGAACTGTCCGAATTCAAGCACATAAGGCGCATACGCGTCGAGTGA
- a CDS encoding DUF2666 family protein, which yields MDELLFSGKYGDWEYSVRFDLGNAEPKDVAYALSFIHENVESKAFCHSGIDCKMIEDAVPEGKGLMDAISFLEGRKPGEWKEFLLKAAGKEELLAVAESKFVCVLLCKNKVNAKICPSTLHSSSLRPRKQELLEGQIALIGRYRDWIAIKKMGVNEKTRDYEVAGILSAISSTLVRKSFDFLEPDRSVESIAASATKGKRKSFVNLATALRDVSGSMNGDEVRDAYLLKCVFENLGFAPYANVEALVPAYPELKVPKPRGRFAKKR from the coding sequence ATGGACGAGCTTCTGTTTTCCGGAAAATACGGTGACTGGGAATACTCTGTTAGATTCGACCTGGGCAACGCCGAGCCCAAAGACGTCGCGTACGCGCTTTCCTTCATACACGAGAACGTGGAGAGCAAGGCTTTCTGCCATTCCGGGATAGACTGCAAGATGATAGAGGATGCGGTTCCCGAGGGAAAGGGGCTCATGGACGCCATATCCTTCCTTGAGGGCAGGAAGCCCGGGGAATGGAAGGAATTTCTGCTGAAGGCGGCCGGAAAAGAGGAGCTGCTCGCTGTTGCGGAGTCCAAGTTCGTTTGCGTCCTATTGTGCAAGAACAAGGTGAACGCCAAAATATGCCCGTCAACCCTGCACTCGAGCTCCCTCAGGCCCCGGAAGCAGGAGCTTCTCGAAGGCCAGATTGCGCTCATAGGGCGTTACAGGGACTGGATTGCAATAAAGAAGATGGGCGTGAACGAGAAAACCCGGGATTACGAGGTCGCCGGAATACTTTCGGCTATAAGCTCCACCCTGGTGAGGAAATCGTTCGATTTCCTGGAGCCTGACAGGAGCGTGGAGTCCATAGCCGCCTCTGCGACAAAAGGGAAGAGGAAGTCGTTCGTGAACCTTGCGACCGCGCTCAGGGACGTTTCAGGCTCTATGAACGGCGACGAAGTGCGTGATGCGTACCTGCTCAAGTGCGTGTTCGAGAATCTCGGCTTCGCCCCGTACGCCAACGTAGAGGCACTTGTGCCGGCCTACCCGGAACTGAAGGTTCCAAAGCCCAGGGGCAGGTTCGCAAAAAAGAGGTGA